GTCAACATCCAGCACAATGTGAAACGGAGATAGAGGCATCCCACGCAGGGCTTTAGTTACCTCCTCCAAACTCTTGTCAAAATTATCGGAATTCAAATGCTGCGGGAGTTTCTTCATTAAATTAATTATACTCATATTCACTCCTTTGCTAAATAGCGGTTTAGTTATCTGTTTAATTACGTGGTTGGCACTTTGGTAAAACCCCATCCGTCAAATCGGTTCTTCTTGAATATATCCTTAATCTTCTGTGATACAAATACCCATAGTTTTTTTTCTTTTAATCTAAAGATATCAAATTGTTTTATTTTGTCTTCATAAAAAGCATACCGCACAATATGCCATAAATCTTTAATTTTCTTGGTGGCCGGAGGGTAACACATGGGAAAATCAACCACATCGTAGGCGCTGAAAGAATTAAGGATATTAATCGCGTGGAACCCTTTAAGTTCTTTGCCATCCATCCTTATGATACGCAGAGGGAGCCACTGTATTCCCTGAATATCCGCATCCTTGAATGCCTTGATTAATTCCGGGGAGGCTACTTCCCATGAAGAGTGAGACCATGCAGCCTGAGGTCGTCCATCATAACAGGAATATAGGGTTATTTTAGGGTTCCAGTTATCAATGAATTTAATACGAGTAAGCTCCCACTCATCAAATCCATAGAAATCCTCTTTGTCAGTAACTAATATCCCGGGCATATCATCATCTACTACCTGATAATAATTCATAGACCACCTTTCCTGATTATTTCTGCCGGATATTATACCGAATGCAGGACTGTTCCCACTCCCAATAATCCCTGATGTCCGTCGCATCTACACCGGGTAACTCGTTGTACTCGAACCGGCACTAATTATCTAGTGGCTATACCGACGCGCCGGTAGCCTTTGGCGTCGGTACCAGTATAATAGAGCCTGTATACCAGCCCGTCTTTGAGCCCGCAGACCGGCTCGACCATATAGCTGTCCCATTCGCCGCTTGAGCCTTTTTCCAGCGCCATGCCTAATTTGGTCCAGTTGAACCAGTCGGGCGAGCTGGCTTCGTTAATCCGATAGCCTTTTTGGTCGTTGTAACTGCCGTACCACATCCGGTAACCGGCGTTGTCGGCTATAACCACCGGCCGATACATATATGTGTCCCAGCTGGCGGCCGGCTCCAATACCCAGTTACTATCCCTGGTCCAATTAATGCCGTCGGTGGAATAGGCGTAACGGAACCCAACCCGACCGGTGTTGTTATCGGTCTGGTGATACCACATATTGTAGGTGCCGTCACCGCCTTTATAGACACTGAAACCGTAAATGGTCTCGGTTGCGCCCTGGGCCAGCACCGGGCCGGCGCCGTATTTGGTCCAACCGGTTCCGCTAACGGAGGTGGCATAGCCGATGCCGGTGGCGGTAATGCTGGTGCCATAATACCACATCTTATATGTAAGGCCGTCCTTTATGACCTCCGGTTGGGCGATGGCCTCGTCCCAGGCGCCGGCGGTCGGGCTCATTACCGACCCGCCGGGCAGGCGAGACCAGCTGGCGCCGTCGGTGGAAGTAGCATAGCCGAAATGCTCGACCCCGTCGTGACCGGCGTAGCCGTACCACATCCGGTAGGTGCTAACATCCTTGACAACACTGCCCGGCCAGAGCCCGTGGCTTTCGGGATTGGCCGATGCGGTCGAAGTGATAACCGGATTAGAACTGTAAGCGGTCCAGGTGATGCCGTCGGTCGAGCTGGCGTAATCGACCAGGGCCGTGGATGTACCGGTGATGTACCAGGATTTATAGGCCGCCCCGTCCTTGATGACGCAGCTTTCCTGCCAGCTGTCGCGCCAGCTATCGGACGTGAACCAGTTAATACCGTCGGTCGAGCTGATGAGCCGGTCCGCGGATAACGACACCTGGGTAACCCACATAAGGTACTGGCCGTTGTCGAGGATAACGTTGCCGGCGATGCGGGTGTCGGTCAGCACAGGGCTGGCGCTATTCTGGGCAACCCAGGCCTGGCCGTCGTTGGAGGTGGCGTAATAAATCGGCGGCACGACGTTGACCGCATCAGATTTATCGTACCAGATGTGGTAGACCGCGCCGTCGTAGAGCAATGCAAAGCGGTCCCGGACCTCGGAGGCCACCAGGATCGGCGCAGCCCAGCTCAACCCGCCGGCTGAGGTGGTGTAATAAACACCGTTGTCATTGGTATACCACATCTTATATGTAAGAGAGTCTTTTACCACGGCCAGGTCGTAAGCGGACAGGAATGCCAGCGGTTCGGAGTTCTTGGTCCAGGAGATACCGTCGTTGGAAGTGGCGTAGCCCAGCCCGGTGTTGCCCGGCCCGGCGCCGAGATACCACATCTTATAGGGCGCGTCGGCCAGCACGGCGATGGGCCCGAAGGCGGTGCAGTCCCAGGCACACCATTCGGCCGGTTGCAAGACCGGGTTGGCGGCGTGCCGGGATAACGGCGATGCCAGGGTCGGCTCGGCCTCAGCGCTGCTGCCCGATGACGACTTACGTCCGTGGCATACACCGCCCCAGCCGAGTACTACGGCTAGACCGAGCAGGATGAAAAGCGCTATTTGGAACCGTGGGTTTTTCATAGGGCTGGACATATGATAGTATATCTGACAGGCAATTGTCAACTAAATATCCAGACGGGCTACTTCCTGGACTTATTTATCAGTTTACTAAGCAACGCCTGTTCGCGGAGCTGTTCCTTGTGCGGCCGGGCCGGGAAGCCCGAGACCATGGTGTTGGCCGGGACGTTCTTGACCACTCCTGATTTAGCGGCGATGACGGCGTTGTCGCCGACGGTCAGGTGTCCGGCCACGCCGGCGTGCCCGGCGATGATGACGTTATTGCCGATACGAACGCTGCCGGCAATGACCACGCCGGCCAGCAGGATGCAGTTCTCGCCAATTTCGACGTTGTGAGCGATGTGAACAATATTATCTATCTTGGTGCCCTTGCGGATGATGGTTTTATCAAAGCGGGCGCGGTCGATGGTGCAATTGGCTCCGATTTCGACGTCATCCTCGATGACCACGCTGCCCAGCTGGGGTATCTTACAATGCCGTCCTCGAACCTGGGTAAAGCCGAAACCGTCCGAGCCGATGACCACTCCACTATGAATAATAACATTGTCGCCGATGACGCAGCCCTCGCGGATAGAGACGTTGGGATAGATGACGGTATTCTTACCGATGCTGGTATTATGCCCGACGTAGACGTGAGGATATATTATGGTCTGGTCGCCCACCGTTGCGCCAGACTCGAGCACGGCATAGGCGCCGACTGAAGAAGACGGAGCAATCCGAACATTCTTACCGACTACGACAGAGGCGTGAATGCCTTCGGGAAATTTCATATCACTAGGCTTGAAATAACCTGCTATCTTGATGAAAGCCAGGTCAGGATTGGCCACGGCAATGAGGCAGAGGTTTTTGGCGGCCGATGATTTGAGCCCGCCTGCCTGTCCGGCCGGCACCAGCACGGCCGATGCCTGGGTGGTTTTGAGCAATGGCACATATTTGGTGTTGGCCAAAAAGGTGATGTCGCCGGTTTGGGCTTCCTTGATGCCGTTGATGCCGCGGATAACAACGGATTCGTCGCCGCTGATAACATTGCCTTCGACCAGCCGGGCTAATTTATCAACCGTGGTCTCCATGGGCTATTCCTTATTAAGCACCTTGATTATGATGTTGGTAATATCCAGCGACGGATGGGCGTAAATAACGGCCCGAAGATTGACCTGCTCCGAAGCGTTGGCTGTGGCCTCGGCCTCGTTCAGGGTCGGGTCTATTTTGAATATCAGGGTATAGCCGTTTTCCATAGCATAGTTGGAGATAACCTCTTTTATCTCCTTATATATCTTCATTATGTGCTCGTCGCGCTTCTTCTGGAGAAGCTTATTGCCGGCTTCAACCCGGTTTTCGTATTCGGAAATTTTACCCTTGAGGTAAAGCTGTTTCTCGGCCCGGAGCTCGGAGTTGACGTCGAGCATCTGGATTTCCTCCTGAAGGGTTTGGATTTCCTTTTTAAGGTCTTCGAGCTTGAGTTCCAGACGCCGGCGTTCGTTTTCCATTATCTTGGTGTATTCTGAGGTGCGGTTGTACTTGTCGAAAACGGCCTGGACGTTAACCACGCCGATTTTAAGGGTTAGTCCTTCGACGGTCTTGGCCGGAAGAGGCTTAACCGGTTCAGGCAGGGGCACCGGCGCGACATCGGTGGGCGATACCGGCTCGGCGGCGGAATCGGCAACCGGTTCGGCGTTACCCTGAGGAACAACACTCTGGCAGAATATGCCCAGGAACGCGGCCAGCACTATGGCCGCAACTATACCCAATGTCCATAACTTACTTTTTAAATAACCGTTTTTCATACTGAATTTCTCCTTTCAACCATATTCAAACAATTAAATATATATCGGTATTTTAGAACCCGAAGCCCAGATCCAGCTGAATCCGCTGGAGGTCGTCATCGGGCTGGTGTTTTATCGGATAAGCCATACTCAACGATATCGGTATCATACCCAGCTGGAACCTGAAACCGAAGCCCCAGGATGTCCGGTAGGTATCCCAGGTCAATTCGCTCCAGCGTTCGGCCGCATTGCCTATGTCGTAAAAGAGCAGAAACCGGACAATATCAAGCGGCCGGTCCGAGTACATATCCTCACTGTAAAGCGGGTAGGTCAACTCATTATTAAGAGTGGCCATAACCTTGCCGCCGACGGCCACACCGTCGTCTTTGGGGCTGACGCTGTGGAAGCCGAATCCGCGGATGCTGCTGTAGCCGCCGGCGTAAAGCCGCTCGAACGGCGGGACGTCGCCGGAATCGCCGAACTCCTGTATTTGCGCGGTGCGCAACAACCCGCCCAGGATGATTTTCCGGTTATTGGATACTTCGGCCGGGGTGGTGTAAGCCTCAAGCGACAGACTGCGCTTGGTAAAATTAAAATCGCCACCCAGCCCGCCGCCGGAAACCTCGTCGGAAAGGCGCCAGCGGTAACCTGACGAGGGAACTAACCAGCTGTCGCGATAGTCCTCTTCAAAGAAAGCGTTTACCGCCCTGATTTGCGAGGCACCGGACATCTGGTGAATAACGGCCGGAGCCGACGATTCTATTTCATTAATATAAATATCCTCAAAACGCGGGCCGCCGCCGATTTTCCAGTGCTTACCCATGCGGTAAGCCAAAAGCAAACTGCCACCCACCCGGGCTTCGTTGTAGTCTATCCAATTACGGTGGAAATCCGAGTAACGAACTGATAATTCCACCGGCTTATTAAACAGGTACGGTTCGGTAAACTGTATGCCGCTCTGGCTGGTAGTAACGCCGGGTTGCCAGTAAATCCGAAGCGATTGACCGCCGCCGGCGAATGACTTACTGGAAAAGAAGTCACCGAAACTGTCGGGCGTGCGCGATAAATCAAAATTGTCCTGGGAGAATTCAAGTATGCCGCCAAAACCGTAGTTGGAACTGTAGCCACCGCCCAGCCGGAGCTGGCCGGTTGGACCTTCCTCAACCTTGATATGAAGGTTCTTGATATCGGGCTTGTCGGTCTGCTCGATTTCGTAATCCAACTTCTGGAAATAGCGGGTGGCGCCGATTCGGTCCAGGCTGGTCCGGAGTTCACCGTAGTCCATCAGGTCGCCCGGGTTGATAGTCATTTCACGGCGAATGACCTTTTCACGAGTCTTAACGTTGCCGCTGATGGATACCTTACCCAGATAACTGGGCACACCTTCGGACACGTCGTAAATAATGTCTATCGTACCGGCCGGCGACGGGAAAAGAGTCCGAATATCCACATTGCAATCGATGTATCCGGATTTGCCGTACAATGTTTTTATCATCTGGATATCCTGGGATATGAATTTTATCTGGTAAGGCTGGGCGGTTTTGGACCTGATTTTGGGCATAATTTCATCGGTCTTGACGATGGTATTCCCGGACACCGAAATATTACGGACATAGTAACGGAGTCCCTCCTCGATACGAACAGTCACGGTGACCCAATCCCTGGCTTCGGTGAACTTGACATCTTCGATAAACGCCTCAACATCCTGCCAGCCGTCGCCCCGGTAGAATGTCTTGATTCTTTCCAGGTCCAGGTAGAGCTCCTTTTCCTGGTACGGCGCCGGGCTGTACCAGTGGTGGGCGCGGGTGTTCATCAGCCCAAGTATCGGATGCTTGGGGAAAAACAGCAACGCGTGATAAACCGGGAATGAAGCATTGCCGTTGATGACAACATTTCGAACCCGGACATAAGGCCCTTCACGGATGGAAAAAGTGACAATTTTCCCTTTTTCGCCGTCGCCGATAACGGTTGATACCTCGGCGAAATGGTATCCGGCCTCTTTGTATTTCTGACTGATCAGGTTTTCGTCACTTTTGAGCGCAGCCGTATCCAGCGGACCGTCAACCCGAAGCTTCATTTCTTTTTCAATCAGGCTGAGTGATATGCTTTTGATGCCTTCAAAGTTTATCTTATAGATATTAGCGGTTTCTTCGACGGTAATGATTATCTTAACGCCGCCCTCAACGATAGCAGTACTCCAGTTAACCTTGGTGAAAAATCCGCTTTCCGAAAGTCGGCGGATATCGGCATCAAAGCGCTCATTAGAAAAAACGTCTCCTGTGCGGGTCTGGACTTTGGACATAACCGCGTCGTGATTAAGTTTCTTCAGTCCGGTTATTTCTATATCTATAATCTGTTTCTTCTCAGACTCTTCAGAAGCGGTCTGTTTTACCGGCGCGCTAACGGTCGGCGAAACCGGCGCGGACGATTCGGGCGTCACCGGACGGGACAACTCAACCGGAGCTGCCGGCGTGGGTGTCACCGGCGGAGGATTACCGACCTCGCCGTAGACTAAAAAACTAACGACGGTCAGGCATCCAACCAGAATAATATTAAGGAAATTGTTCTTCATCGGATGGATTCTCAAATCTGAAATATTCCTTAAGGAAAGCCACATTGATGGGTATCCCGCTCGGGCCGTTACGTTGTTTGCCAATGAGTATTTCGCAGCGATTCTTAACTCTATCATCATCGGGGTTGTACATTTCGTCACGGTAAAGCAGGAGAATAACATCGGCGTCCTGTTCCAGGGCGCCAGATTCACGCAGATCCGAAATCCTAGGCTTGGGATGCTGCTTGCTGATGTCACGGCGTTCGGGCTCGCGGCTGAGCTGGGCCATAGCCACAACCGGGATCTTGAGTTCTTTGGCCAGGGCTTTAAGCGAACTGGAAACATAGGCGATTTCGCGCTCGCGGTTGTCGGCGTCCTCCCAGCGCATTAATTGCAGGTAATCAACCATGACTAACTGGATGTCGTGTTGAACCTTAAGCCGACGCACCCGGTTGCGCAGTTCAAATACGGATAGCCCTGAGGTATCGTCCACAAATATCTTTGTTTCATGGTAACGGGCACAGGAATGTAAAATGCGCGTGTGCTCTTCGTTGCTGATCATCCCCTTGCGCAGTTGGCCGCTGCTGACCCGGCTATCCATACAAATCAAGTTCTGGACGACCTGCTCGGCGGTTACCTCAAGCGTATATAAAACCAGCGGCTTATTCTCCTTTAAGCCAATGTTTTCCATCAATTTCAACGCGAAGCTGGATTTACCCGTGCCCGGGCGGCCGGCCACAATAATGAACTGACTGGGCTGGAGGCCTCCGATATATTCGTCTAGCCTGGTTAGACCGGTGGACAGACCGGTAATCATTTTCTGTTCCCGATATTTATCAATCGTATCATAAACACGAGTAAGAATATCAGTTATGCTGGATGAAGACCCCTTGTCTTTTTCGAAGGCTATGTTAAGCATCTGCTGTTCAGCGTCGTTAAGAAGGTTTTCCGAATCAACTTTTGCCTGTGCCGCTTTCCTGAGCAAATCCGTACAAACGGTAATAATCTGCCTAAGGATATATTTTTCACGAACGATCTTGGCGTAATAAAGCGCGTTAGCCGGAGTGGCTACCGATTCGGTGATGGCCACAAGCATCTCGGCGCCGCCGATTTTCTCCAGGCTGTGCTTCTTCTGAATTTCGTCCCTAAGCATGATGATATCAAAAGGCTGGCGACGGTCATAGAGGTCACGCATAGTCTCGAAAATAATCAGGTGGCGGCTGTCGTAGAAGCTGAGAGGCCGGACTAGTTCGCTAACCTCGCCCATGATATTATTGTCCATCAGAAGTGAACCCAACAGGGCCGCTTCGGCCGCAAGGTCGTAAGGCTGCTGGTAGTCAACACCCAGCGCAGGGGTAGATGTTATTGTCGTGACCATATCGGAAATGTTCCTTACTTCGCACCCTTATCTGAGCCTTTCTTTTCAGTCAAATGTTCCTCGACCACCCACAGGCGGCAAACGGCGGAAACACCCTCGCACAGATTAACCTTAGCTCTGTAGACGCCCAACTCTTTTATCGGGGTCTCCAGTTCAATCATCTGGGGGGTAACGCCGGTAATGCCCTCATGAATCAGGGCATCCACGATAAGCTGTGGAGAAACCGAACCGAAAAGACCGCCTTCTTCGTTAGCCTTGACCTCGATAGTGCATGATGCCTGTTCAATCTGTCCGGCGATTTCGCCCGTCTTAACTTTGGCGTCTTCCTGGGTACGGACAAAACGCTTTTTCTCGTTTTCCATTTCGCGGACATTTTCTTTGCTGGGCAAACTGGCCAAACGCCGGGGGAATAAATAATTATGTGCATACCCATCCGAGACGTTGACCACGCTGCCGCGCTTCCCTAATCTGTTGATATCCTGCCAGAGTAAAACTTCCATACAATAAAACCTCCTTATGAACCGCTAATTTCTAAGCTATATACGGCAATAACGCCATAAAACGGGCAAGCTTGATCGCATTCTGAATTTGGCGTTGGTGCTTAATGCAACTCCCAGAACGCTTACGCGACATAATTTTTCCCTGAAGCGTACACAATTTCTGGAGCAGTTGCAAATCTTTGTAATCAACCGTTGCGGTCTTGCTTCGGCATAACCGACAACGCACGCCGGTTCTCATCGGCGGCCTGAGCGATGGTTTTCTATACATACAAATCTCCTTACTTGTTTTTTATATTAAAAAGGGACTTCTTCTTCGGGCCCCTCCGGAACATCAACGTTTGATATTGGTTCGGAA
Above is a window of Candidatus Brocadiia bacterium DNA encoding:
- a CDS encoding DUF1629 domain-containing protein, whose translation is MNYYQVVDDDMPGILVTDKEDFYGFDEWELTRIKFIDNWNPKITLYSCYDGRPQAAWSHSSWEVASPELIKAFKDADIQGIQWLPLRIIRMDGKELKGFHAINILNSFSAYDVVDFPMCYPPATKKIKDLWHIVRYAFYEDKIKQFDIFRLKEKKLWVFVSQKIKDIFKKNRFDGWGFTKVPTT
- the lpxD gene encoding UDP-3-O-(3-hydroxymyristoyl)glucosamine N-acyltransferase → METTVDKLARLVEGNVISGDESVVIRGINGIKEAQTGDITFLANTKYVPLLKTTQASAVLVPAGQAGGLKSSAAKNLCLIAVANPDLAFIKIAGYFKPSDMKFPEGIHASVVVGKNVRIAPSSSVGAYAVLESGATVGDQTIIYPHVYVGHNTSIGKNTVIYPNVSIREGCVIGDNVIIHSGVVIGSDGFGFTQVRGRHCKIPQLGSVVIEDDVEIGANCTIDRARFDKTIIRKGTKIDNIVHIAHNVEIGENCILLAGVVIAGSVRIGNNVIIAGHAGVAGHLTVGDNAVIAAKSGVVKNVPANTMVSGFPARPHKEQLREQALLSKLINKSRK
- a CDS encoding OmpH family outer membrane protein — its product is MKNGYLKSKLWTLGIVAAIVLAAFLGIFCQSVVPQGNAEPVADSAAEPVSPTDVAPVPLPEPVKPLPAKTVEGLTLKIGVVNVQAVFDKYNRTSEYTKIMENERRRLELKLEDLKKEIQTLQEEIQMLDVNSELRAEKQLYLKGKISEYENRVEAGNKLLQKKRDEHIMKIYKEIKEVISNYAMENGYTLIFKIDPTLNEAEATANASEQVNLRAVIYAHPSLDITNIIIKVLNKE
- the bamA gene encoding outer membrane protein assembly factor BamA; the protein is MKNNFLNIILVGCLTVVSFLVYGEVGNPPPVTPTPAAPVELSRPVTPESSAPVSPTVSAPVKQTASEESEKKQIIDIEITGLKKLNHDAVMSKVQTRTGDVFSNERFDADIRRLSESGFFTKVNWSTAIVEGGVKIIITVEETANIYKINFEGIKSISLSLIEKEMKLRVDGPLDTAALKSDENLISQKYKEAGYHFAEVSTVIGDGEKGKIVTFSIREGPYVRVRNVVINGNASFPVYHALLFFPKHPILGLMNTRAHHWYSPAPYQEKELYLDLERIKTFYRGDGWQDVEAFIEDVKFTEARDWVTVTVRIEEGLRYYVRNISVSGNTIVKTDEIMPKIRSKTAQPYQIKFISQDIQMIKTLYGKSGYIDCNVDIRTLFPSPAGTIDIIYDVSEGVPSYLGKVSISGNVKTREKVIRREMTINPGDLMDYGELRTSLDRIGATRYFQKLDYEIEQTDKPDIKNLHIKVEEGPTGQLRLGGGYSSNYGFGGILEFSQDNFDLSRTPDSFGDFFSSKSFAGGGQSLRIYWQPGVTTSQSGIQFTEPYLFNKPVELSVRYSDFHRNWIDYNEARVGGSLLLAYRMGKHWKIGGGPRFEDIYINEIESSAPAVIHQMSGASQIRAVNAFFEEDYRDSWLVPSSGYRWRLSDEVSGGGLGGDFNFTKRSLSLEAYTTPAEVSNNRKIILGGLLRTAQIQEFGDSGDVPPFERLYAGGYSSIRGFGFHSVSPKDDGVAVGGKVMATLNNELTYPLYSEDMYSDRPLDIVRFLLFYDIGNAAERWSELTWDTYRTSWGFGFRFQLGMIPISLSMAYPIKHQPDDDLQRIQLDLGFGF
- the dnaB gene encoding replicative DNA helicase, translated to MVTTITSTPALGVDYQQPYDLAAEAALLGSLLMDNNIMGEVSELVRPLSFYDSRHLIIFETMRDLYDRRQPFDIIMLRDEIQKKHSLEKIGGAEMLVAITESVATPANALYYAKIVREKYILRQIITVCTDLLRKAAQAKVDSENLLNDAEQQMLNIAFEKDKGSSSSITDILTRVYDTIDKYREQKMITGLSTGLTRLDEYIGGLQPSQFIIVAGRPGTGKSSFALKLMENIGLKENKPLVLYTLEVTAEQVVQNLICMDSRVSSGQLRKGMISNEEHTRILHSCARYHETKIFVDDTSGLSVFELRNRVRRLKVQHDIQLVMVDYLQLMRWEDADNREREIAYVSSSLKALAKELKIPVVAMAQLSREPERRDISKQHPKPRISDLRESGALEQDADVILLLYRDEMYNPDDDRVKNRCEILIGKQRNGPSGIPINVAFLKEYFRFENPSDEEQFP
- the rplI gene encoding 50S ribosomal protein L9, producing MEVLLWQDINRLGKRGSVVNVSDGYAHNYLFPRRLASLPSKENVREMENEKKRFVRTQEDAKVKTGEIAGQIEQASCTIEVKANEEGGLFGSVSPQLIVDALIHEGITGVTPQMIELETPIKELGVYRAKVNLCEGVSAVCRLWVVEEHLTEKKGSDKGAK
- the rpsR gene encoding 30S ribosomal protein S18, translating into MRTGVRCRLCRSKTATVDYKDLQLLQKLCTLQGKIMSRKRSGSCIKHQRQIQNAIKLARFMALLPYIA